The DNA region GGCATCAaccaggggtgttgtgatgttgtccacCTTAACTGGGGCATCAaccaggggtgttgtgatgttgtccacCTTAACTGGGGCATCAaccaggggtgttgtgatgttgtccacCTTAACTGGGGCATCAaccaggggtgttgtgatgttgtccacCTTAACTGGGGCATCAACCAgggttgttgtgatgttgtccacCTTAACTGGGGCATCAaccaggggtgttgtgatgttgtccacCTTAACTGGGGCATCAaccaggggtgttgtgatgttgtccacCTTAACTGGGGCATCAaccaggggtgttgtgatgttgtccacCTTAACTGGGGCATTAACCAgggttgttgtgatgttgtccacCTTAACTGGGGCATCAACCAgggttgttgtgatgttgtccaGCACTTTGTCATGGATAGTGGTCAAGTGCTTTTTGATGTCTGGAAGTGACAGGGGTTGAAGCAACTCCAACACCTTGACAGGGTTAGGGACAAATTTGTTGGCGATTGCCAGGTTCATGTCCACAGACTAAAagcaaaaatatgaaatatttaaTTATAGATATTATTTAACATAACATTTGCAACATTGCAGatgttctattttttttttaaaaacaatttaCCAATATTGacaacaatacatttttggatcAGAGACAACTGAATGAGTGGACTTTAATAAGATAAACACTTAAAACCATCGCTTACTCCATTGCTCCCTGAATCTTCAGCCTCGTCGTCGTGTGCTGCTGAGAGGAACATCTTGGGGTACAATTTCTTTGCAAACAAGGTGACCACCACCAAACATCTCTCCTCATCACATGTGAAGGATTCAATCTCCAGGCACTGGGATGATGGGCACCTCTTCATGATAGTGAGGAACTCTGACTCAAGGTCGTCTGATGTAGGAGGGTGCCTCTCCAAGAATAGCAGGACCATTTGTTTCAGGATGATTTTCGTGCCAAAGCCCTGCATGGCATTAGCAGTGAAGCTTGGCGATGCGGTGCAGGATGTCAGGGCAAAGCCTGAGGGTGGAATGCAGGGTGCTGGGGAAAATCCTGGGGGTGGAATGCAGGGTGCTGGGGAAAAGCCTCGGGGTGGAATGCAGGGTGCCGGGGCTAGGCCTGTTGGTGGCAGACAAAATTAAGATCAGTCTTATATAAACACTTGAAGTGGCACTCTAGTGTCCTTTTCACCTCAGTTAACACCTGATGTACTTAACAAAAGTCACCTCTCAACAGGTGGTCTAGGTATGTCATGACATAGCACAAGTGTGGGGGTGGGCCATTTCTCTTTTGTTCTATATTGCTTCTTTATTGTTCCTCAAGAAAGGGGTGCGGCCGATGACATCACGgatcaccatcagaccaacaccttGAATAGCCTGCTCCTTGAAGTTGGCAGTTGTCTCTAAGAAACTGTATTTTGCTAAAAACGTTTTCCCCTTGAGAGCAGtagtcaccaaccttttctgagtcaaattcactttctgagtcaagatcaatttctgagtcaaaatgcaagtcAAGATCTACTGCTCAGTCTGGGGGGAGGGAGAAGCAGTGAGGCTGCCTCTCAACTGACTCCTCTGCACTCCAGCTGAGGGTGAAACTCAAGGCCCACTGCATTATTTCCACCTCATGCACCAATTCATTtgatttgctctctgcgcctgccGGGTACGCgttctaccttcagacacatgaaatggttcaaaatgtgAACACTATGCCTTCCcggcactagggctgctgaatcaagtgcacctaccaccaacaacactagggctgctgaatcaagtgcacctaccaccaacaacactagggctgctgaatcaagtgcacctaccaccaacaacactagggctgctgaatcaagtgcacctaccaccaacagcatGAAAGTAATACAAAAAATAGGAACGTAAGGCtttattgttgtttttttaaacatttttggtGATTGACTAGAAATGCCTTGGTGATCGACTAGTCGTTTGCGATTGgctggttggtgaccactgctttagtgtgtgtactttactggatttatacttgggatatctcttttcaacaggaaaagttCAACAATCTATGGAGGACGTTTTTAACTTAATTACCAAACTGTCTAGTTATAAACCTTGAGCCAGTAAGTTACATGACAGTGAAAAATGATCACCTGTCAAAGTGATTGTGacagtgtaactcacctgactgAAGGACAAGTGTTTCATCCAAAACCTCAAGGTTGACTGGATTAGTGGtcaggggtgttgtgatgtctaCCACtttgacagggttaggggtctCTGGGATCGCCAGGTTCAAGTCCACAGACTGAAAGCAACAAGGACACAATATTTAACAGAACATTTGTTACATTTCATATCTCCTTTTTCTCAACATtgacatttatttgtatttttatcagAGATCATTTAATGAGTGGACTTTCATAAAGATAAACACTTGAAATGATCGCTTACTCCATTGCTGCCTGAATCTTCAGCCTTGTCGAAGTCTGCTGCTGAGGGGAGCATCTTGGGGCACATCTTCATTGCAAACAATTTGGCCACCACTAAACATCTCTCCTCATCACATGTGAAGGCTTCAATCCCCAGGCACTGGGATGATGGGTACCTCTTCATATACTCCCAGTAGAAGGTGTAAGCCCAGTACTGCATACTGTCAGAGTCGGTACACTTCTCCAGCTCCTCATTAACGATGTTGCAGAATCTGGCAGTGATGCTTTGAAACAGAGTGCAGATACGATCGGTGATAGTCAGGAACTCTGACTCAAGGTCCTCTGACGCAGGAGGGAGCCTCTCCAAGAATAGCAGGACAATTTGTTTCAGGATGACTTTCGTGCCAAAGCCCTGCGTGGCATTAGCGGCAAAGCTTGGCGACGAGGTGCAGGCTGCCAGGGCAAAGCCTGGGGGTGGAATGAAGGGTGCTGGGGAAAATTCTGGTGGGGTGCAGGGTGCCGGGGAAAAGCCTGGTGGTGGGGTGCAGTGTGCCGTGGAAAAGCCTGTTGGTGGCGGACAAAGTGAAGATCAGTctattgttgtttttttttacaaacatgtTTAGTgattgactaggaatgccttggagatcgaccagTCGATTGCGATTggccggttggtgaccactgctttagtgtgtgtactttactggatttatacttgggatatctcttttcaacaggaaaagttCAACAATCTATGGAGGACGTTTTTAACTTAATTACCAAACTGTCTAGTTATAAACCTTGAGCCAGTAAGTTACATGACAGTGAAAAATGATCACCTGTCAAAGTGATTGTGacagtgtaactcacctgactgAAGGACAAGTGTTTCATCCAAAACCTCAAGGTTGACTGGATTAGTGGtcaggggtgttgtgatgtctaCCACTTTGTCAGGGTTAGGGGTCTCCGGGATCGCCAGGTTCAAGTCCACAGACTGAAAGCAACAAGGACACAATATTTAACAGAACATTTGCGACATTTCATATCTCCTttttcacaacattgacatttatttgtattttttatcaGAGATCATTTAATGAATGGACTTTCATAAAGATAAACACTTGAAATTATCGCTTACTCCATTGCTGCCTGAATCTTCAGCCTCGTCGAAGTCTGCTGCTGAGGGGAGCATCTTGGGGCACATCTTCTTTGCAAACATTTTGGCCACCACTAAACATCTCTCCTCATCACATGTGAAGGCTTCAATCCCCAGGCACTGGGATGATGGGTACCTCTTCATATACTCCCAGTAGAAGGTGTAAGCCCAATACTTCTTACTGTCAGAGTCGGTACACTTCTCCAGCTCCTCATTAACGATGTTGCGGAATCTGGCAGTGATGCTTTGAAACAGCGTGCAGATACGATCGGTGATAGTCAGGAACTCTGACTCAAGGTCCTCTGACGAAGGAGGGAGCCTCTCCAAGAATATAGCAGGACCATTTGTTTCAGGATGACTTTGGTGCCAAAGCCCTGCATGGCATTTGCGACAAAGCTTGGCGTCGAGGTGTAGGTTGCCAGGGCAAAGCCTGGGGGTGGAATGCAGGGTGTTGGGGCAAATTCAGGTGGTGGGGTGCAGGGTGCCGGGGAAAAGCCTGGTGGTGCCGGACAAAGTGAAGATCAGTCTTACATAAAAACTTTAAGGCTTTATTGTTGGGTTTTTTACATACATGTTTGGTGATTGACtagaaatgccttggagatcgaccagTCGACTGCGAATGGCCAGATGGTGACCACTGCTTTagtgtgtgtactttactgtatttatacttgggatatcgcttttcaacaggaaaagttCAACAATCTCTGGAGGACGTCTTTAACTTAATTACCAAACTGTCTAGTTATAAAACTTGAGCCAGTAAGTTACATTACAGTGAAAAATGATCACCTGTCAAAGTGATTGTGacagtgtaactcacctgactgAAGGACAAGTGTTTCATCCAAAACCTCAAGGTTGACTGGATTAGTGGtcaggggtgttgtgatgtctaCCACtttgacagggttaggggtctCTGGGATCGCCAGGTTCAAGTCCACAGACTGAAAGCAACAAGGACACAATATTTAACAGAACATTTGTTACATTTCATATCTCCTCTTTACCTCTTTATTTTTATCAGAGAAAATTGAATGAGTGGACTTTCATAAGGATAAACACTTGTGATCGTTGCTTACCCCACTGCTCCCTACTTCATCCACATTAAAGTCTTCCACTGAGAGGAGCATCTCCAGCTGGAGATTGTTCAGCAATATTCTGCCGATTATGTTGGCCACCACTAAAAATCTCTCCTCATCAAATGAGAAGGCTTCAATCCCCTGGGGTGATGGGTACATCTTCATGTACTCGCAGTAGAAAGTGTCAGCCCAGATGCTCTTACTATAAGAGTCGATACACTTCTCCAGCTCCTTGTTGACGATGTTGTTGGATCTGGCAGTGATGCTCTGAATTAGAGTGCAGATATGATCTGCGATAGTGAGTGGTGGGTGGCAAGATGCCGGGGGAAAGCCTGGTGGTGGGGGGCATGACGCCGGGATAAAGCCTGATCGTGGGGGGCAGGATGCCTGGGCAAAGCCTGGTGGTGGGGGGAGCAATGCCTGGGCAAAGCCTGGTGGTGGGGGGCACTTTCCCGGGGCAAAGCCTGGTGGTGGGGGGCATGAAAGAGGGGCAAAGCCTGGTGGTGGGGGGAAGGATAGAAGGGCAAAGCCTGGTGGTGGGGGGCATGATAGAGGGGAAAAGAATGGTGGTGGGGGGCATGATAGAGAGGCAAAGCCTCGTGGTGGGGGGCATGATAGAGGGGCAAAGCCTGGTGGTGGGGGACATGATGCCGGGGAAAAGCCTGCTGGGAGTGGGCATGATGCCGGGGCAAAGACTGGTGGTAGGGTGCAGGATGCAAGGGCAAAGCCTGGTGGTGGCTGGCAGGATGCCTGGGCAAAGCCTGGTGGTGGGGGGCAGGATAGATGGGCAAAGCCTGGTGGTGGGGGGCATGATAGAGGGGCAAGGCCTGGTGTTGGGGGCAAGGCCTGGTGGTGGGGGGCATGATGCCTGGGAAAATCCTGGTGGTGGGGGGCAGGATAGAGGGGCAAAGCCTGGTGGTGGGGGGGAAGTGGGCAAAGCCTGGTGGTAGAGGGGCAAAGCCTGGTGGTggggggaaggatagaggggcAAAGCCTGGTGGTGGGGGACATGATGCCGGGGAAAATCCTGCTGGGAGTGGGCGTGATGCCAGGGCAAAGACTGGTGGTAGGGTGCAGGATGCTGGGGCAAAGCCCGGTGGTGGGATGCAGGATGCAGTGGCAAAGCCTGGGGGTAATATGCATGGTGCCGGGGCAAAGCCTGCAGGTGGAATACAGGGTGCTGAGTGTTTTACCACAACATTCCCTTGAAATTAGAAGGAGAAAATCTATCTCATACAAACACAACTTATTGCGAAACTGCCTAGTTTCAAAACATTAGCTAATAAGTTATATTACAGTAAGACATGGACACCTGTCAAATTGATCCGTGTCAATTTAACTCACCTGACTGGAGGTCAACTGGAGTCGTGGTCATGTttgttgtgatgttgtccacTTTGACGGGGTTAGTGATTAGGGGTGCTGTGACAGACTGAAAGCAACAAGGACATCATACTTAAGGTAATATTTGCGACATTGCAAATCTTCTttctatcaacaacaacaacaacaaaaatgcttTGTATGAGTGGACTTTCATAAAGATAAACACTTGTAATCATTGCTCACCTCACTGCTCCCTGAAGCTAATGTCCCTTCATCCACGTCCTTCAGCTTTACCAGCTCCTCGACCACATGGTGAACCATGTGCCTCGTTAGCATGGTGGCCCTGGCAGATGTTGCCAACTTTAGTACCATCTCTGTGCCAGTATAGTAATGAAGATGAGTATGGATATTTGTCACCATCTCAAGGATCTGGTACCAGCCAATGTGCCAGTTGGCCTTGCCCCCTTTCTTTGTGACTTTGACCCCACACAGTGACAGCTGGTGGATTATGTCGTTTATGAGGGGCCAGTAATGAAGGTTGATGTCTTCCTCTAGGTGGCCTTCGAAGACTACATAAACTATCATACCAATGATGTTCCTCAGGAGCTCCGAGGAGATTACCAGCTGGTCAGGGCACTTTGGACGAACCTCGCTTGCCTTGGGCTCTGATAGCCAGCTGCGGATAGAGCTTAATGGAATGTAGTCAGCAGGAGCTTCAAACAGCCTCTGGACTTTGGTGCTCACAGCTTCAATGATGGTGCTGATCAAGGTGGAACTTTGGGTGAAAAGAGCTCTCCTAAGGTCCTCAGGGCTGTTTAGGCACTGGATCTTACGGTTGAGTGAGTGGACCATCCTGACACCAGTGGAACGGGAGTAGTAGACTTGAGCGACAGGAGGAGCCTTCAGAACTCTAGAGAGGTTCTCCACTACTGCCAGCACTATGGTGACACTCATGTCACTCAGGGCCATGGAGGACCGGTCACAGGGGCTTTCCATCTGGCAGGACCAGAGGGCCTGGAGCAGCCTGGACACGATGTCCACCACCACCTTAGAGGGACAGCACAGCTCGGAGTACGGCTGGAAGGCCAGGCTCTGGGAAATGGTCTTTCGAGCTCTTACAACTTCATCGCAGACCTCAGGGTTTCTAAAATATACAAGccagatagagagaagaggaaacaCTTTTATGCACTTTGAAACGCATCCTCTGTAAGAAATGTGCTACATACAGTAAATGAAGTTTGATTGATATCGGCCCCTGCACTCGTCATTTCATTTAGCATCAGTAGATGgatagaataatacatagaccaAATAATTGTAACATAAAGAGTGAATGTGACTCACAGGTAGGAGAGATCAGCAGTAAAGTCAAGTGAGTTAATGGCCTGACTAAGGTCGGTGGCCAACTCAGTAAAAGCCTCATGTTCAACGTCCCTCATTCTGAGTTGAGTGTTCACCTCCCAGGTCTGTCACAGGAAACAGGGGGTGCCATTAATGCCCATAGAAGGTAAAATATAGATAAACCATATACCATGAGCCAATGCTAAATAAGGACATTGTTTATTAGATAGGATAACTCACTAAATGTATATTATCTCCACTTAACTTATACTGTAGACATCTTTCTAATCTCTTACCAGGTGACTAATGTCATTCCCTTCCTCTGCTTCCTTTCTGAACCTTAAAATCAAATACAGAGCAACTGAACATTCCTGCCTTTTTTATCCTTCCTCTACTTTCACATTGATTTCCCATTGAGCCTATGACAGTGATTCAGTGGCGAAGCCAGACATTTGTTGATGGGTGGGCCTGCAGACATTTGGGTGGGCCAGAAACTTCCTGCTattgtacacattttgccatgaggctaaGAGAACATGCATTTTTAAAGCAAACTGACAAAAGTTACAATATAGATATGTTGACTGATAAAGGCACTGAATTATGAGCTGAATTGTTTGCTAAATGAACAATGAAATAGGCTGTGGCATGGTGCatatagccatagaagcacagTGAAATATGCCTCAATGCAGTCATATTTGTGGCTTATTGGGAGTGTGGCTTTCAGTTAGTTATTTTTGGCAAACCATCCCGGGAGAGTGAATGTCATTCCAGAACGTCTGTTCTGTTATATTTCATCAAATTTGTGCACTGATTGCTATGAATGATGATGGTGTTTTGGTAAAAAGAAAATCATGTCCCATTCAGAACACAAGCAATTCAAAAGATATATACATATTTCTTTCGGAAACATATCATATCtattgcaaattcataacatattatacggactgctttaaaaaaaaacatctctaTTTTTGATGTAAATGGCATGTTACAGAAGGGTCCTGACATTTTTGGGCAATTTTACTTGTTTTTGAAAAACTTACCCCAACCAGCGATTCACTTCCTCATCATCGTTTTGCAGTACTGGGGCTCTGAAAAAACATGAACAAATGCTCTCAATATAGTGATGCtggtctttagatgttgtacacatgaaattgCGTCATTCCAAATGTATCCACATCGTTTTATTCAATTTTGTGCGAATCTGTTTCCCCTATACAGCTGTTCCATTCTCTGTGTAGCCTGCTGCTAGAATGGACGGAGAGGTATCCCTCGACTAGCAACAAAATGTAATATAACGTTGTGGATAAAGTTCAGAATGATACAATTCTAACCCACCTGCCTTGAATGACCGGTCGCCACTGTAGCTAACAAACATACTGTGCAGATAATGTTCAAATTCATTGTTTTACACAATATTTTATCATAGCACTGGCTGACCACAGGCTTACCAACTCCCTtaccaaaatggctgacctttTATACTGTCATATGAAGGTTCATGTCAATTCTAGTATTCTTATTCCTAATTATATGGTACATAGTACAAGTAGCTGTACTCACCGCTCCAGGGACTTGTTCTTAATAAGCCAGTTGCTCATGTCCTCCACGGTGGTGTGGTGAGGGACATGACTCTGGAGGCCTTGTCTCTGGAGCACCAAAAACTGCTTCATCAGCTTCTTCTGCAAGACAAATCATGTTGTCAAAAAGACAACCTAGGGTTTGCTTTAGCCGGTCTGAATTGACAGGTGGGCGGGGTTTGTACTAGGGatctgccagcagcataccaccatgcatcccactgctggcttgcatctgaagctaagcagggttggtcctggatgggagaccagattctgctggaagtggtgtttgaGGGCCAGTAGAAGGGACgttttcctctggtctaaaaaacaatatcccaattccccagtgtagtgattggggacattaccctgtgtagggtgccggaTTTCTGGTCACTAaaaatcccatggcacttattgtaagagtaggggtatGAACTCCAGTGTCATgactggccctcataccatcatggccacctaatcatccccagcttccaattggcacattcatccccttcctctcccctgtaactattccccaggtcattgctgtaaatgagaatgtgttctcagtcaacttgcctagtaaaatacatGTGCATCTTTCCCTTTCATGGTGATTTGATATGTAGTGTGTCTTGATGCAGGAATCAGTAAGTTTTAGTTATAAGCGATTTGATAAGAAAAACAAATCGATGCACTGACAtttgttgaaaaaaaaacattttcctttCAAAATAAAATTGTGCTGTTGTTGATGGAGCTCATGAGCTGGACCTCactgagctggatctgtctgagctgacttctatgtgtgtgtgtgtgtgtgtgtgtgtgtgtgtgtgtgtgtgtgtgtgtgtgtgtgtgtgtgtgtgtgtgtgtgtgtgtgtgtgtgtgtgtgtgtgtgtgtgtgtgtgtgtgtgtgtgtgtgtgtgtgcgtgtaaatTATGTACAGTGAGAATcataagtattcatcccccttgtgGATGTTTTCAAATGTTcttttttgtcaatgatctacacaaaatactccatgTAAAAGTGAGAAGAAacatttacaaatgaataaaaatgaaataactaaaatatagtcgttacataagtattcacccccttgttTAGGCAAGactaaattagttcaggagtaaaatgtggcttaacaaatcacataaattGTGAATTGTGAAAAAATAGGGCAAGACCTTGGAACTAAAGTTTTATCTGACATTTTGGTCAAAAATGAGTTATTGACATAGAGATTCCCTTTAGGTGGTCCTTTTCATGTGAGATATGTCCGATTTTTCTTGAACTCCATTTACATTGAAAGAAACATGTATAATCTGAAAGTTCTGTCTGAGCAAACATCTTTTAACTTGGTGCTATTAGGTTCTGTCTGCAATCCAATTATACAATACTGGGTTGTCAGTAGAAAATAATTGTCTGTAAGGTGATATACAGCGcatggaaagtatttagaccccttgacttttttcacatgttgttacattacagccttattctaaaatggattaaattacatattttcctcataaatctacacacgataccccataatgacaaagcaaaaacagtttttcagacaagtttgcaaatgtattaaaggtAAAAAACATTAATAccttatttccataagtattcagaccctttgctatgagactcaaaattgagctcaggtgcatcctgtttccattgatcatccttgagatgagtCCATCTGTTATAATTTTAAATTATTGTAAATGATTTagaaaggtcccacagttgacagttcatgtcagagcaaaaaccaagccatgaggtggaaggaattgtccatagagctctgaaacaggattgtgttgagcattgaaggtctccaagaagacagtggcctccatcattcttaaatggaagaattgtggaactaccaagactatttctagagctggccacccaaccaaactgagcaatcggggagaagggccttggtcagggaggtgaccaagaacccgatggtcaataTGAAGGAACTCCAGAGTTccagagaaccttccagaaggacaaccatctctgcagcactccaccaatcaggcctttatggtagtggctagatggaagccactcctcagtaaaaggcacatgacagcccgcttggatttttccaaaaggcaccaaaaggtTTCTctgatcatgagaaacaagattctctggtctgatgaaaccaagaaagaactcttcggcc from Oncorhynchus keta strain PuntledgeMale-10-30-2019 unplaced genomic scaffold, Oket_V2 Un_contig_19075_pilon_pilon, whole genome shotgun sequence includes:
- the LOC118402609 gene encoding uncharacterized protein LOC118402609 isoform X48, with the protein product MKRYPSSQCLGIEAFTCDEERCLVVAKMFAKKMCPKMLPSAADFDEAEDSGSNGSVDLNLAIPETPNPDKVVDITTPLTTNPVNLEVLDETLVLQSGFSTAHCTPPPGFSPAPCTPPEFSPAPFIPPPGFALAACTSSPSFAANATQGFGTKVILKQIVLLFLERLPPASEDLESEFLTITDRICTLFQSITARFCNIVNEELEKCTDSDSMQYWAYTFYWEYMKRYPSSQCLGIEAFTCDEERCLVVAKLFAMKMCPKMLPSAADFDKAEDSGSNGSVDLNLAIPETPNPVKVVDITTPLTTNPVNLEVLDETLVLQSGLAPAPCIPPRGFSPAPCIPPPGFSPAPCIPPSGFALTSCTASPSFTANAMQGFGTKIILKQMVLLFLERHPPTSDDLESEFLTIMKRCPSSQCLEIESFTCDEERCLVVVTLFAKKLYPKMFLSAAHDDEAEDSGSNGSVDMNLAIANKFVPNPVKVLELLQPLSLPDIKKHLTTIHDKVLDNITTTLVDAPVKVDNITTPLVDAPVKVDNITTPLVDAPAKVDNITTPLVDAPAKVDNITTPLATIPVHLKVTDEPVDLQSEDVLVIKPKKSRVMRFFRRLFCCINEDDLMV
- the LOC118402609 gene encoding uncharacterized protein LOC118402609 isoform X44 codes for the protein MKRYPSSQCLGIEAFTCDEERCLVVAKMFAKKMCPKMLPSAADFDEAEDSGSNGSVDLNLAIPETPNPDKVVDITTPLTTNPVNLEVLDETLVLQSGFSTAHCTPPPGFSPAPCTPPEFSPAPFIPPPGFALAACTSSPSFAANATQGFGTKVILKQIVLLFLERLPPASEDLESEFLTITDRICTLFQSITARFCNIVNEELEKCTDSDSMQYWAYTFYWEYMKRYPSSQCLGIEAFTCDEERCLVVAKLFAMKMCPKMLPSAADFDKAEDSGSNGSVDLNLAIPETPNPVKVVDITTPLTTNPVNLEVLDETLVLQSGLAPAPCIPPRGFSPAPCIPPPGFSPAPCIPPSGFALTSCTASPSFTANAMQGFGTKIILKQMVLLFLERHPPTSDDLESEFLTIMKRCPSSQCLEIESFTCDEERCLVVVTLFAKKLYPKMFLSAAHDDEAEDSGSNGSVDMNLAIANKFVPNPVKVLELLQPLSLPDIKKHLTTIHDKVLDNITTTLVDAPVKVDNITTPLVDAPVKVDNITTPLVDAPAKVDNITTPLVDAPAKVDNITTPLVDAPAKVDNITTPLATIPVHLKVTDEPVDLQSEDVLVIKPKKSRVMRFFRRLFCCINEDDLMV
- the LOC118402609 gene encoding uncharacterized protein LOC118402609 isoform X45 — translated: MKRYPSSQCLGIEAFTCDEERCLVVAKMFAKKMCPKMLPSAADFDEAEDSGSNGSVDLNLAIPETPNPDKVVDITTPLTTNPVNLEVLDETLVLQSGFSTAHCTPPPGFSPAPCTPPEFSPAPFIPPPGFALAACTSSPSFAANATQGFGTKVILKQIVLLFLERLPPASEDLESEFLTITDRICTLFQSITARFCNIVNEELEKCTDSDSMQYWAYTFYWEYMKRYPSSQCLGIEAFTCDEERCLVVAKLFAMKMCPKMLPSAADFDKAEDSGSNGSVDLNLAIPETPNPVKVVDITTPLTTNPVNLEVLDETLVLQSGLAPAPCIPPRGFSPAPCIPPPGFSPAPCIPPSGFALTSCTASPSFTANAMQGFGTKIILKQMVLLFLERHPPTSDDLESEFLTIMKRCPSSQCLEIESFTCDEERCLVVVTLFAKKLYPKMFLSAAHDDEAEDSGSNGSVDMNLAIANKFVPNPVKVLELLQPLSLPDIKKHLTTIHDKVLDNITTTLVDAPVKVDNITTPLVDAPVKVDNITTPLVDAPAKVDNITTPLVDAPAKVDNITTPLVDAPAKVDNITTPLATIPVHLKVTDEPVDLQSEDVLVIKPKKSRVMRFFRRLFCCINEDDLMV
- the LOC118402609 gene encoding uncharacterized protein LOC118402609 isoform X42, which gives rise to MKRYPSSQCLGIEAFTCDEERCLVVAKMFAKKMCPKMLPSAADFDEAEDSGSNGSVDLNLAIPETPNPDKVVDITTPLTTNPVNLEVLDETLVLQSGFSTAHCTPPPGFSPAPCTPPEFSPAPFIPPPGFALAACTSSPSFAANATQGFGTKVILKQIVLLFLERLPPASEDLESEFLTITDRICTLFQSITARFCNIVNEELEKCTDSDSMQYWAYTFYWEYMKRYPSSQCLGIEAFTCDEERCLVVAKLFAMKMCPKMLPSAADFDKAEDSGSNGSVDLNLAIPETPNPVKVVDITTPLTTNPVNLEVLDETLVLQSGLAPAPCIPPRGFSPAPCIPPPGFSPAPCIPPSGFALTSCTASPSFTANAMQGFGTKIILKQMVLLFLERHPPTSDDLESEFLTIMKRCPSSQCLEIESFTCDEERCLVVVTLFAKKLYPKMFLSAAHDDEAEDSGSNGSVDMNLAIANKFVPNPVKVLELLQPLSLPDIKKHLTTIHDKVLDNITTTLVDAPVKVDNITTPLVDAPVKVDNITTPLVDAPAKVDNITTPLVDAPAKVDNITTPLVDAPVKVDNITTPLATIPVHLKVTDEPVDLQSEDVLVIKPKKSRVMRFFRRLFCCINEDDLMV
- the LOC118402609 gene encoding uncharacterized protein LOC118402609 isoform X50 — its product is MKRYPSSQCLGIEAFTCDEERCLVVAKMFAKKMCPKMLPSAADFDEAEDSGSNGSVDLNLAIPETPNPDKVVDITTPLTTNPVNLEVLDETLVLQSGFSTAHCTPPPGFSPAPCTPPEFSPAPFIPPPGFALAACTSSPSFAANATQGFGTKVILKQIVLLFLERLPPASEDLESEFLTITDRICTLFQSITARFCNIVNEELEKCTDSDSMQYWAYTFYWEYMKRYPSSQCLGIEAFTCDEERCLVVAKLFAMKMCPKMLPSAADFDKAEDSGSNGSVDLNLAIPETPNPVKVVDITTPLTTNPVNLEVLDETLVLQSGLAPAPCIPPRGFSPAPCIPPPGFSPAPCIPPSGFALTSCTASPSFTANAMQGFGTKIILKQMVLLFLERHPPTSDDLESEFLTIMKRCPSSQCLEIESFTCDEERCLVVVTLFAKKLYPKMFLSAAHDDEAEDSGSNGSVDMNLAIANKFVPNPVKVLELLQPLSLPDIKKHLTTIHDKVLDNITTTLVDAPVKVDNITTPLVDAPVKVDNITTPLVDAPAKVDNITTPLVDAPAKVDNITTPLATIPVHLKVTDEPVDLQSEDVLVIKPKKSRVMRFFRRLFCCINEDDLMV